In Papaver somniferum cultivar HN1 chromosome 1, ASM357369v1, whole genome shotgun sequence, a genomic segment contains:
- the LOC113277397 gene encoding uncharacterized protein LOC113277397: MRYKPGLKQSESSQFKFRNISVYAEPKNKTLVFPDCHRDETELMTLKYMVYKGLSMDVKEKFNLYWFKEECLPLPLLNNDDFDNFWEDSFVNEDGCICLWMGMKDTVFGTPKTTPKKKTVSKGTTPRRSPRLNSVDKSVEGASRKLSFMDVPMSKHSQASSSGCSKDVDERPAYMDDFDDDFGQYMKGEHDVDLFLEEEVFTPVDPSKMEVKTRFANKEEFKKHLRGYCVLNKCQYNLDRSAPSRIKAECRFKTEHDCPWFVYASKKEGEKTFVLRKVNLEHKCEGDPQNRNRSADPHFVKDFVLDQMKNKPKKVVPDPYKIKEDFLAEKRVNIPYQCAWKARNLVLESLYGNYKESYNEVPAFCKMFTKCNDGSVAKFTFDTVNNTFESMKLSFEPAMRGWRKACRGVIGLDACHLTGEYGGVLMAATALDGQNGLVMLGIMVCRAETKENWIIFLKHLKDAILAHPVKVAFISDRKKGLLEAVGIVFPGHHHRYCWRHLYKNFKKDYKGLELYSSLWNAAKAYKEKHFQEHFDNIVKQSAAAGAYLSREDPATWSRAFFNPIHCCEHMNNNFSESFNNMINKIRNKPIIMIGIIKCWNL, from the exons ATGAGGTACAAACCGGGATTGAAACAGTCTGAATCAAG TCAGTTCAAATTTAGGAATATCAGTGTATATGCGGAGCCAAAGAATAAGACTTTGGTATTTCCTGATTGCCATAGAGATGAAACAGAGTTGATGACACTTAAGTATATGGTGTATAAGGGTTTGTCTATGGATGTTAAAGAGAAGTTTAATttatattggtttaaggaagaatgtctgccactgccattgttaaacaatgatgattttgataatttttgggaggattcttttgtaaatgaggatggatgtatatgtttgtggatgggaatgaaagaCACAGTGTTTGGGACTCCAAAGACTACACCAAAGAAGAAGACAGTTAGTAAGGGAACCACCCCTAGAAGATCCCCAAGGCTAAATAGTGTGGATAAATCAGTTGAAGGTGCATCAAGAAAGTTGAGTTTCATGGATGTGCCCATGTCCAAACATTCTCAGGCTAGTAGCAGTGGTTGCA GTAAGGATGTGGATGAAAGACCTGCTTACATGGATgactttgatgatgattttggtcaGTACATGAAGGGTGAGCATGATGTAGATCTTTTccttgaagaagaagtttttactCCAGTAGATCCTAGCAAAATGGAGGTAAAAACTAGATTTGCAAATAAGGAAGAATTTAAGAAACATCTCAGGGGTTATTGTGTTCTTAATAAGTGTCAATATAATTTGGATAGAAGTGCTCCCTCTAGAATTAAGGCTGAGTGTAGGTTTAAAACAGAACATGATTGTCCTTGGTTTGTGTATGCTAGCAAGAAAGAGGGTGAGAAGACTTTTGTTCTTAGGAAAGTGAATTTGGAACATAAGTGTGAAGGGGATCCCCAAAATAGGAATAGATCTGCTGATCCTCATTTTGTAAAGGATTTTGTTCTTGATCAGATGAAGAATAAGCCTAAAAAAGTTGTTCCAGACCCTTATAAAATCAAGGAAGACTTCTTAGCTGAAAAGAGAGTAAATATACCATATCAGTGTGCATGGAAGGCTAGGAATCTAGTTTTAGAGTCATTATATGGGAACTATAAAGAAAGTTACAATGAAGTACCAGCATTCTGCAAGATGTTTACTAAATGCAATGATGGGTCTGTTGCTAAGTTCACTTTTGACACAGTGAATAACACCTTTGAAAGCATGAAACTCTCATTTGAACCTGCAATGAGGGGTTGGCGAAAAGCATGCAGGGGAGTTATAGGGCTTGATGCCTGCCATCTAACAGGGGAATATGGGGGAGTATTGATGGCTGCAACTGCACTTGATGGACAGAATGGGTTAGTAATGTTAGGAATTATGGTATGCAGAGCTGAAACAAAGGAAaattggatcatttttttgaagcatttgaagGATGCAATATTAGCACATCCAGTGAAAGTGGCTTTCATTTCCGATAGGAAAAAAGGTTTATTGGAAGCTGTTGGTATAGTGTTCCCTGGCCATCACCACAGATACTGTTGGAG ACATTTATACAAAAATTTCAAGAAGGATTACAAGGGTCTTGAATTATACAGTTCTTTATGGAATGCAGCAAAAGCATACAAAGAAAAGCATTTTCAG GAACATTTTGACAATATTGTGAAACAGAGTGCTGCAGCTGGTGCTTATCTCAGTAGAGAAGATCCTGCTACATGGTCCAGGGCCTTTTTTAACCCTATTCACTGTTGTGAACatatgaacaacaatttttcagaGTCTTTTAACAATATGATCAACAAGATAAGAAATAAACCAATTATAATGATAGGAATAAT AAAATGTTGGAATTTGTGA